In one Suricata suricatta isolate VVHF042 chromosome 9, meerkat_22Aug2017_6uvM2_HiC, whole genome shotgun sequence genomic region, the following are encoded:
- the TRMT5 gene encoding tRNA (guanine(37)-N1)-methyltransferase: MRTLWRRFGFSRILFKVESYRISESESLTPLAWTSQIQKLSRAPGIFLLNQRKRFSTMTEIETNQRDSELFSPPSNVRGMTKLDRTAFKKAVTIPVLKVKKEIVSQLMRSLKRAALQRPGMKRVIEDPEDEESRLVMLDPHKIFTDDSFERAELSILKQLNVSPQIHKYNLELTYENFKSEEILKAVLPEGQDVTSGFSRVGHIAHLNLRDHQLPFKHLIGQVMIDKNPGITSAVNKINNIDNTYRNFQMEVLSGEENMMTKVRENGYTYEFDFSKVYWNPRLSTEHSRITELLKPGDMLFDVFAGVGPFAIPVAKKNCTVFANDLNPESHKWLLHNCKLNKVDQKVKVFNLDGKDFLQGPVREELMQQLGPLSKERKHSVHIVMNLPAKAIEFLSVFKLLLDGPPCGTELLPIVHCYSFSKDPNPAKDVQQRAGAMLGISLEACSSIHLVRNVAPNKEMLCITFRIPAAVLYKNQTLTLENQDDPPLKRQKTDVFAEEKTHIASVT; the protein is encoded by the exons ATGAG gacCTTATGGAGGCGATTTGGATTCTCAAGAATACTTTTCAAAGTGGAAAGCTATAGAATATCTGAGTCAGAATCATTGACTCCACTCGCTTGGACATCACAGATACAGAAGCTTAGCAGAGCACCTGGTATTTTCTTGTTGAATCAAAGGAAAAGATTCTCCACCATgactgaaatagaaacaaaccaGAGAGACTCTGAATTGTTTTCACCACCCTCTAATGTTCGAGGAATGACAAAACTTGATAGAACAGCGTTTAAAAAGGCAGTCACCATCCCAGTACttaaagtgaagaaagaaatagtCAGTCAATTGATGCGATCCCTTAAAAGGGCAGCACTCCAGCGCCCGGGCATGAAACGTGTGATTGAAGatccagaagatgaagaaagtagACTAGTTATGTTGGATCcccataaaatatttactgatgatTCCTTTGAGAGAGCAGAACTCAGTATTTTAAAGCAGCTTAATGTCAGTCCacagatacataaatataatttggaACTCACTTATGAAAACTTTAAGTCAGAAGAAATCTTGAAAGCTGTGCTTCCTGAAGGTCAAGATGTGACTTCAGGATTTAGCAGAGTTGGACATATTGCCCACCTGAACCTTCGAGATCATCAACTACCTTTCAAGCATTTAATTG GTCAAGTTATGATTGACAAAAATCCAGGAATCACCTCAGcagtaaataaaatcaataacattGATAACACTTACCGAAATTTCCAAATGGAAGTACTGTCTGGAGAGGAGAACATGATGACCAAG GTTCGAGAAAACGGCTACACCTAtgaatttgatttttcaaaagtcTATTGGAATCCTCGTCTCTCTACAGAACACAGTCGCATCACAGAACTTCTGAAACCTGGAGATATGCTATTTGATGTTTTTGCTGGGGTTGGACCTTTTGCCATCCCAGTAGCAAAGAAAAATTGCACTGTATTTGCTAATGATCTCAATCCGGAATCTCATAAGTGGCTATTGCATAAttgtaaattaaataaagtgGACCAAAAGGTGAAAGTCTTTAACTTGGATGGGAAAGACTTCCTTCAAGGACCAGTCAGAGAAGAGTTAATGCAGCAGCTGGGACCACtgtcaaaagaaagaaagcactctGTGCACATTGTCATGAACTTGCCAGCAAAGGCTATTGAATTTCTCAGTGTTTTCAAACTGCTGTTAGATGGGCCGCCATGTGGCACTGAGCTCCTTCCCATAGTGCACTGTTACAGCTTTTCCAAAGACCCTAATCCTGCTAAGGATGTTCAGCAGCGAGCTGGGGCCATGTTAGGCATTTCCTTGGAGGCATGCAGTTCAATTCACCTAGTAAGAAATGTAGCCCCTAACAAGGAAATGTTATGTATCACCTTTCGGATTCCTGCTGCTGTGCTCTACAAGAACCAGACCCTAACTCTAG AGAATCAGGACGACCCACCTCTTAAACGCCAGAAGACAGACGTCTTTGCAGAAGAAAAAACTCACATTGCTTCAGTCACAtaa